In Brachionichthys hirsutus isolate HB-005 chromosome 20, CSIRO-AGI_Bhir_v1, whole genome shotgun sequence, the genomic stretch TTCTGATTCttaaccttttatttttgtgatcaTTATTCTGTCGTGTCTAAATAATCCCACTAACGGTTCTCTTCGTGTTAGCGCTGAAGGACCAGGGATGTCCTCTGATGTCTTATCAGGACATGGGGGACGCTTGGCGTTTGAAGACGCTCCGCTGTCCAGCTTCGTGTTGTTGTTTGCTCTGCTCATTGTGTGCAACACGCTGGACGTTTTGCTGACATGGTCTCACAGGGATTATctggatggacccccccccccccagccccggGAGCCCCTCTGTCCCTGTTGTCTTTTGTCCACTGAGAGAGTCAATTGATGGAGGgataaaaggtaaaaaaaaacatgcactgaCATGGACtttcagggagagagagagagagacagagacggcTCTTGGTGGTCCAGAGCCGTCCTGGAACTCTACAGGGGAGACCATGTCCTTAAACTACATCAAGAACTTCTATGAAGGCTGCGTAAGTGGACAGACGCTGGCCAATCGTGGGCCTTGGCTCTGGGACCCGTGGACCCCTTGGTTCCGTCGGGCCATCGTGGGCTTTGGCTCTGGGACCCGTGGACCCCGCGGTTCCGTCGGGCCATGATTGTGTTGTCTGTTTGCGTGTTGCGCTGGAACACCTGTGTGCTCaggtgatggtgtgtgtgtcccagctcAGGCCTCCCACCGTGATTGGACAGTTCCACACCCTGTTCTTCGGCTCGGTCCGGATGTTCTTCCTGGGCGTCCTCGGCTTCGCCGTCTACGGGAACGAGGCGCTGCACTTCAGCTGCGACCCGGACCGCAGAGAGCTCAACCTCTACTGCTACAACCAGTTCAGACCCGTCACGCCTCAGGtaggaccggaccggaccggaccgatGAGAACCAGGGCGCCGGCTCACCTGTGAAGGGTTCTGATCTCTACGACAGTTTAATAATCGGGTTTATGTCCATCAGCTTCAGGTTCATGAAATGATGGTGTTCCTCAGGGAACTGTTCTCGTGCCCCTGCAGGTTCCCATTAGCCTCTATGCTAATGACACCTAATTACGGCTAACCGGCAATAACAGATCAAATGTAATCTCTCTGCTGCCTGTCGGTCTGTTTTACAATAGATTTAAAAGTTGTACAATTATTTTCACGAATCAGATACGATCCGACCAGAACCGCTGGAGAAAGTCCATTAAGCTAACGCGACTCTTTTAGATCACCTTACAAGGTGAGACGCTCGTTTCATGCCCTCTTCAGGTGTTCTGGGCGCTCCAGCTGGTAACAGTTCTGGTTCCGGGGGCGGTGTTCCACCTCTACGCAGCCTGTAAGACCATCGACCAGGAGGAGATCCTGGAGCGACCCACCTATACCGTCTTCTACATCATCTCGGTTCTTCTACGCATCATTCTTGAAGTCATCGCCTTCTGGCTCCAAAGCCACCTGTTTGGCTTCCAGGTGTGTGTTGAGGGTCCGCCGTGAGCCCTGATGGGGAACCATCCCGGCTGATTCGAGGtggttctgccccccccacaggtcCACCCGCTCTTCATGTGTGACGCCAGCGCTTTGGAAAAGGCCTTCAACGTGACGAAGTGCATGGTG encodes the following:
- the gje1a gene encoding gap junction epsilon-1 protein; the encoded protein is MSLNYIKNFYEGCLRPPTVIGQFHTLFFGSVRMFFLGVLGFAVYGNEALHFSCDPDRRELNLYCYNQFRPVTPQVFWALQLVTVLVPGAVFHLYAACKTIDQEEILERPTYTVFYIISVLLRIILEVIAFWLQSHLFGFQVHPLFMCDASALEKAFNVTKCMVPEHFEKTIFLSAMFTFTVITILLCVAEIFEILCRRLGYLGNQ